TCATCGCCGGCGAGGACGAGTCGGAAGACACCTACCCGCTGAGCGCCGATTGCAATTTCGCCGACCTCGAAGCGCTCCTGCGCGATACCTTGGTCGAAAACCTGCCGCTGCAGCCATTGTGCAGGCCGGATTGCAAGGGGCTATGCTCGCAGTGTGGCATCAACTTGAACGACAATCCCGATCACCATCATGACGTGGTCGACAACCGCTTCGCCGCTCTAGCCGGTCTCAAAGCCGAGCTCGAAAAGGAAGAGGAACAGCGCAAATAGCGCTTGTACCGAGATTGCGTTAGACTTGTCTACGCTTAAGCTCAAATTTGTTCGAACGAAATAGAGGAATACCATGGCACTGCCAAAGTACAAGACTTCGCGAGCCAACACGCATTCGCGCCGCTCCAACTGGAAGGCCAGCGCGGCCAAGACCGTCGCCTGCCCCAATTGTGGTGCGCCGACCCTGCCGCATATGGCTTGCCCGAGCTGCGGTTCG
The window above is part of the Bifidobacterium sp. ESL0732 genome. Proteins encoded here:
- the rpmF gene encoding 50S ribosomal protein L32 is translated as MALPKYKTSRANTHSRRSNWKASAAKTVACPNCGAPTLPHMACPSCGSFRGRVYREAISKSLSK